A window from Branchiostoma lanceolatum isolate klBraLanc5 chromosome 9, klBraLanc5.hap2, whole genome shotgun sequence encodes these proteins:
- the LOC136441909 gene encoding tetraspanin-8-like isoform X2: MAEGFFTNTKTQLFVFNVVLGLAGCILFVVGIWLLYDPEIAKVASAELKLTWFYHACYAMVVAGAITLLLAFVGCYGANKESKFILILANEYTYDSFKDALSRGYIEDQYYEFREDVKKIENKFSCCGLRDMNQHGMPCLQDSCLCDPNIGEDCKTYSTFGSSCEIYSEPCLYKVSAFLRQKMIAVIALPLIVALIQFCGVCFVWRTQRNTGENVA; encoded by the exons ATGGCCGAGGGATTTTTCACTAACACCAAGACCCAGCTCTTTGTCTTCAACGTCGTGCTAGGG CTGGCAGGGTGTATCCTGTTTGTAGTGGGGATCTGGCTGTTGTATGATCCAGAGATCGCCAAGGTTGCGTCTGCGGAGCTGAAGTTGACCTGGTTCTACCATGCCTGTTACGCCATGGTTGTGGCGGGTGCCATCACCCTCCTCCTGGCCTTTGTAGGATGCTATGGAGCAAATAAGGAAAGCAAGTTCATATTAATCCTG gcaAATGAGTACACATATGACTCCTTCAAAGATGCTCTCAGCCGTGGGTATATTGAAGACCAATACTATGAATTCAGGGAAGACGTCAAGAAGATTGAGAACAAG TTCTCCTGCTGTGGCCTGAGGGATATGAACCAGCATGGTATGCCGTGCCTACAGGACTCGTGTTTGTGTGACCCTAACATCGGCGAGGACTGTAAGACCTACAGTACCTTTGGTAGTTCCTGCGAGATATATTCAGAG CCGTGCTTGTATAAAGTGTCAGCGTTCCTCAGGCAGAAGATGATAGCGGTGATAGCTCTGCCCCTGATTGTCGCTTTGATACAA TTCTGTGGCGTCTGTTTTGTCTGGAGGACACAACGGAACACTGGTGAAAACGTGGCCTAG
- the LOC136441909 gene encoding tetraspanin-8-like isoform X1 — translation MAEGFFTNTKTQLFVFNVVLGLAGCILFVVGIWLLYDPEIAKVASAELKLTWFYHACYAMVVAGAITLLLAFVGCYGANKESKFILILFAVLLFVLFVVNMATFIVGVMYRNKANEYTYDSFKDALSRGYIEDQYYEFREDVKKIENKFSCCGLRDMNQHGMPCLQDSCLCDPNIGEDCKTYSTFGSSCEIYSEPCLYKVSAFLRQKMIAVIALPLIVALIQFCGVCFVWRTQRNTGENVA, via the exons ATGGCCGAGGGATTTTTCACTAACACCAAGACCCAGCTCTTTGTCTTCAACGTCGTGCTAGGG CTGGCAGGGTGTATCCTGTTTGTAGTGGGGATCTGGCTGTTGTATGATCCAGAGATCGCCAAGGTTGCGTCTGCGGAGCTGAAGTTGACCTGGTTCTACCATGCCTGTTACGCCATGGTTGTGGCGGGTGCCATCACCCTCCTCCTGGCCTTTGTAGGATGCTATGGAGCAAATAAGGAAAGCAAGTTCATATTAATCCTG TTTGCAGTTCTGTTGTTTGTCCTGTTTGTGGTGAACATGGCAACATTTATTGTGGGCGTTATGTACAGGAACAAG gcaAATGAGTACACATATGACTCCTTCAAAGATGCTCTCAGCCGTGGGTATATTGAAGACCAATACTATGAATTCAGGGAAGACGTCAAGAAGATTGAGAACAAG TTCTCCTGCTGTGGCCTGAGGGATATGAACCAGCATGGTATGCCGTGCCTACAGGACTCGTGTTTGTGTGACCCTAACATCGGCGAGGACTGTAAGACCTACAGTACCTTTGGTAGTTCCTGCGAGATATATTCAGAG CCGTGCTTGTATAAAGTGTCAGCGTTCCTCAGGCAGAAGATGATAGCGGTGATAGCTCTGCCCCTGATTGTCGCTTTGATACAA TTCTGTGGCGTCTGTTTTGTCTGGAGGACACAACGGAACACTGGTGAAAACGTGGCCTAG